From the genome of Solidesulfovibrio carbinolicus, one region includes:
- a CDS encoding aspartate/glutamate racemase family protein codes for MKTLGLLGGTSWTSTVEYYRYLNEEVAARLGGLHSARLVLASIDFAELEQAMRADDRPGAEAILAGAARQLERAGADGVMLCSNLIHRYHDAVAQAIGVPILHIGDAVAAAVKDAGYAAVALLGARPLMEEAFYRDRIREKGGVTVLTPDQPDREYINAAIFERMCRNVYTDEDRTKFSAILDGLKARGAQCALLCCTELPILLPTGPLPLLSSTLVHSRYGTDWALSA; via the coding sequence ATGAAGACCCTTGGACTGCTGGGCGGCACGAGCTGGACCTCGACGGTGGAATATTACCGCTATCTCAACGAGGAGGTCGCCGCGCGCCTGGGCGGGCTGCACTCGGCCAGGCTGGTGCTGGCCAGCATCGACTTCGCCGAACTCGAACAGGCCATGCGCGCCGACGACCGGCCCGGGGCCGAGGCCATCCTGGCCGGCGCGGCCCGGCAATTGGAACGGGCCGGGGCGGACGGCGTCATGCTGTGCTCCAACCTCATCCATCGCTACCACGACGCCGTGGCCCAGGCGATTGGCGTGCCCATCCTGCACATCGGCGACGCCGTGGCCGCGGCGGTCAAGGATGCCGGCTACGCCGCCGTGGCCCTGCTCGGGGCGCGGCCGCTCATGGAAGAGGCCTTTTACCGCGACCGCATCCGGGAGAAAGGCGGCGTCACGGTGCTGACCCCGGACCAGCCCGACCGGGAGTACATCAACGCCGCCATTTTCGAGCGCATGTGCCGCAACGTCTACACCGACGAGGACCGGACGAAGTTCAGCGCCATTCTGGATGGCCTCAAGGCCCGGGGCGCGCAGTGCGCGCTGTTGTGCTGCACCGAGCTGCCCATCCTGCTGCCGACGGGGCCGTTGCCGCTTTTAAGCAGCACCCTGGTGCATAGCCGCTACGGCACGGACTGGGCGCTTTCGGCCTGA
- a CDS encoding radical SAM protein yields the protein MASTHIVRHLRQNVISEASSQGRFFRHPEPPRAHARVWPVYISFQGCPGRCVFCAQAVQAGAPPVSLGETLAAMEGGLAQAARDGRGPYELAFYGGVFTALPEPWPRRFLEAALRFRRAGLIGRIRCSTRPDACPPGLLAELASLGLDLVEIGAQTFEDAVLIASGRGHDAKASRQAARAVRQAGLDLGLQLLPGLPGHDPAALARDVAETCALAPSLVRIHPCLVVAGTELAALYQGGRYAPWALEETIDALARALPPLWRAGATVARLGLAPQPELEAAIIAGPRHPALGDRARGRALLALVREEVAALGGAPAGLCAPRRFAGQLFGHAGELAPAYAALGLPRELVRFTRDEDFFLAAKAV from the coding sequence ATGGCCTCCACGCATATCGTTCGCCATCTTCGCCAAAATGTCATTTCCGAGGCCAGCTCCCAGGGGCGGTTTTTTCGGCATCCCGAGCCGCCAAGGGCGCATGCGCGGGTGTGGCCGGTCTACATCAGTTTTCAAGGATGTCCGGGACGTTGCGTGTTTTGCGCCCAGGCCGTGCAGGCCGGCGCGCCGCCTGTTTCCCTGGGTGAAACCCTGGCCGCCATGGAGGGGGGGCTTGCCCAGGCCGCCCGGGACGGACGCGGGCCCTATGAGTTGGCTTTTTACGGTGGCGTGTTCACGGCCCTGCCCGAACCCTGGCCCAGGCGCTTTCTGGAAGCGGCCTTACGGTTTCGCCGGGCCGGACTCATTGGGCGCATCCGCTGCTCCACCCGGCCCGACGCCTGCCCGCCCGGGCTTCTGGCCGAACTGGCTTCCCTGGGGCTTGATCTGGTCGAAATCGGGGCCCAGACCTTTGAGGACGCCGTGCTTATCGCCTCGGGCCGGGGCCATGACGCGAAGGCCTCGCGCCAGGCCGCCCGGGCCGTTCGCCAAGCCGGCCTGGATCTGGGCCTGCAGCTCCTGCCCGGCCTGCCCGGCCACGATCCGGCAGCCCTGGCCCGGGACGTGGCCGAAACCTGCGCCCTGGCTCCGTCCCTGGTCCGCATCCACCCCTGTCTGGTGGTTGCGGGCACGGAACTGGCCGCCCTCTACCAGGGGGGGCGGTACGCGCCCTGGGCCTTGGAAGAAACCATCGATGCCCTGGCCCGGGCGTTGCCTCCCTTGTGGCGGGCCGGCGCGACCGTGGCCCGCCTGGGGCTGGCCCCGCAGCCGGAGCTGGAAGCGGCGATCATCGCCGGACCGCGCCATCCGGCCCTGGGGGATCGGGCCAGGGGGAGGGCGCTTTTGGCCCTGGTGCGGGAGGAAGTGGCCGCCCTGGGCGGCGCGCCAGCCGGCCTTTGCGCGCCGCGCCGGTTCGCCGGGCAGCTCTTTGGCCACGCCGGCGAGCTGGCCCCGGCCTACGCCGCACTGGGGCTGCCCCGGGAGCTGGTGCGCTTTACCCGGGACGAGGATTTTTTTCTTGCCGCGAAAGCTGTTTGA
- the hemL gene encoding glutamate-1-semialdehyde 2,1-aminomutase produces MTLSADLFAKAQTLIPGGVNSPVRACRSVGCDPLFIASAAGSKMTTVEGREMLDYVMSWGPMLLGHKDPDVTAAIRAAVEAGVSYGAPCPGEVALAEAVVDAVPGIDMVRMVNSGTEATMSAVRLARGYTGKSMIVKFEGCYHGHSDAFLAAAGSGLATFCIPGTPGVPADTVRHTLLAPYNDLDAVKALFETRPDIAAVIVEPVAGNMGLVLPKPGFLEGLRELTAAHGALLIFDEVITGFRLAYGGAQSVFGIDPDLTCLGKIIGGGLPVGAYGGKRHIMERIAPCGDVYQAGTLSGNPLAMAAGLATLTKLKASDYDALAQRTKALAEEMAAILRDKGAPVTLTRVASLFTLFFCDGPVTNFDEAKKGDAARYASFYNQMREAGVILAPSAYECAFTSFAHSEDDYARTLDAVRGVKF; encoded by the coding sequence ATGACCCTGTCCGCCGACCTGTTCGCCAAGGCCCAGACGCTCATCCCCGGCGGCGTCAACAGCCCCGTGCGCGCCTGCCGCAGCGTGGGCTGCGATCCGCTGTTCATCGCTTCCGCCGCCGGCTCCAAGATGACCACCGTCGAAGGCCGGGAGATGCTCGACTACGTCATGTCCTGGGGTCCCATGCTCCTTGGCCATAAAGACCCCGACGTCACCGCCGCCATCCGAGCCGCCGTGGAAGCCGGCGTCAGCTACGGCGCGCCCTGCCCCGGCGAGGTCGCCCTGGCCGAGGCCGTGGTGGACGCCGTGCCCGGCATCGACATGGTGCGCATGGTCAACTCCGGCACCGAAGCCACCATGAGCGCCGTGCGCCTGGCCCGGGGCTACACCGGCAAATCCATGATCGTGAAGTTCGAGGGCTGCTACCACGGCCACTCCGACGCCTTCCTGGCCGCCGCCGGTTCGGGACTGGCCACCTTTTGCATCCCCGGCACCCCGGGCGTGCCCGCCGACACCGTGCGCCACACCCTGCTCGCCCCCTACAACGATCTGGACGCGGTCAAGGCCCTCTTCGAGACCCGGCCCGACATCGCCGCCGTCATCGTCGAACCCGTGGCCGGCAACATGGGGCTGGTGCTGCCCAAGCCCGGCTTCCTGGAAGGCCTGCGCGAACTGACCGCCGCCCACGGCGCGCTGCTCATTTTCGACGAAGTCATCACCGGCTTCCGCCTGGCCTACGGCGGCGCCCAGAGCGTGTTCGGCATCGACCCGGACCTCACCTGCCTGGGCAAGATCATCGGCGGCGGCCTGCCTGTTGGGGCTTACGGCGGCAAGCGCCACATCATGGAGCGCATCGCCCCCTGCGGCGACGTCTACCAGGCCGGCACCCTGTCCGGTAATCCCCTGGCCATGGCCGCCGGTCTGGCTACGCTCACCAAGCTCAAGGCATCCGATTACGACGCCCTGGCCCAGCGCACCAAGGCCCTGGCCGAGGAAATGGCCGCCATCCTGCGGGACAAGGGCGCGCCCGTGACGCTCACCCGCGTCGCGTCGCTTTTTACGCTCTTTTTCTGCGACGGCCCGGTCACCAACTTCGACGAGGCCAAAAAAGGCGACGCCGCGCGCTACGCCAGCTTCTATAACCAGATGCGCGAAGCCGGCGTCATCCTGGCCCCCTCGGCCTATGAATGCGCCTTCACCTCCTTCGCCCACTCCGAGGACGACTACGCCCGCACCCTCGACGCCGTGCGCGGCGTGAAGTTTTAA
- a CDS encoding SpoIIE family protein phosphatase translates to MRLRWKFFLVLLGFALVPMLVLTHANRRHVERLGRAIAAEGNAVISEVVKNELRQTAEDFSLVIRRSKSALDFSLSMTVAETERLLFAPPLPRQDQGGHETPSVGFHVPMGVRPDTVALSRLAGLAPTAGLLRHELDNTVLFVAVSLEDGSSVTFPAREGLPPDYDPRQRPWYKAAKAAFDPKRPTAREVVWNDPAVDPATGRLTLTLSRAVVGPGGRFVGVASLDVPLERVLQEQEIASQWSQAMHAYLAAPVRDPATGRRVLYVWARRDDGATARDWKSAVNFEPLTSSDAAGFDALLAAMERNASGTAELPLDGVPSFWAYARLMRGASLVIVVPTSMLDPMAEQSRQEILAATDQIVRLSGAVMAAALLAVALAAFFSTKAFVRPMVRMIEAWKRLGVGDFTVRLDERLSDERQALVDAFNETVPVLADHVRLQRSLELAQEVQQNLLPAAPPDIDGLDVAGVSISCDETGGDYFDYRVVSRGGAVCLDTAVGDVTGHGVPSALLMATARALLLATEDSETPAGRVRRANRLLCRDVADSGRFMTLLAMEIRPGEGIARYVRAGHDPALCYDPARGVFEEWPGTGIPLGIDPDYAYAEYVMPFAAPGAVLVLGTDGIWEARNEAGDMYGKARFREVVAGASRLSAAGIVAAVLDDLVEFRGSRRQEDDVTLVVVKRL, encoded by the coding sequence ATGCGCCTTCGCTGGAAATTCTTCTTGGTTCTGCTCGGGTTCGCCCTGGTCCCCATGCTGGTGCTCACCCACGCCAATCGGCGACATGTGGAGCGCCTGGGCCGGGCCATTGCCGCCGAGGGCAACGCCGTCATCAGCGAGGTGGTCAAAAATGAGCTGCGCCAGACCGCCGAAGACTTCTCCCTGGTCATCCGCCGCTCCAAAAGCGCCCTGGACTTCAGCCTGTCCATGACCGTCGCCGAGACCGAACGGCTGCTTTTCGCCCCGCCGTTGCCCCGTCAGGACCAGGGCGGGCACGAGACGCCGTCCGTGGGCTTCCATGTCCCCATGGGCGTACGCCCGGACACCGTTGCCCTGTCCCGGTTGGCCGGCCTGGCCCCCACGGCCGGCCTGCTGCGCCATGAACTCGACAACACCGTGCTTTTTGTAGCCGTCTCACTGGAAGACGGAAGCTCCGTCACCTTTCCCGCCCGGGAAGGCCTGCCACCCGACTACGACCCGCGCCAGCGCCCCTGGTACAAGGCGGCCAAGGCCGCCTTCGACCCCAAACGCCCAACCGCCCGCGAGGTGGTCTGGAACGATCCGGCCGTGGACCCGGCCACCGGCCGCCTGACGCTGACGCTGTCTCGGGCGGTCGTGGGGCCGGGCGGGCGATTTGTCGGCGTGGCCAGCCTGGACGTGCCTCTGGAGCGGGTGCTCCAGGAACAGGAGATCGCCTCCCAGTGGTCCCAGGCCATGCACGCCTATCTGGCCGCGCCGGTCCGCGATCCGGCCACGGGCAGGCGCGTCCTGTACGTCTGGGCCCGCCGGGATGACGGCGCCACGGCCCGGGACTGGAAAAGCGCCGTCAATTTCGAGCCCCTGACCTCGTCCGACGCCGCCGGCTTTGACGCCCTGCTGGCCGCCATGGAGCGTAACGCCTCGGGCACGGCCGAACTGCCCCTTGACGGCGTGCCGTCCTTTTGGGCCTACGCCCGCCTCATGCGCGGGGCTTCCCTGGTCATCGTGGTGCCAACCTCCATGCTTGATCCCATGGCCGAACAGAGCCGCCAGGAGATCCTCGCGGCCACGGACCAGATCGTGCGCCTGTCCGGCGCGGTCATGGCCGCCGCGCTTTTGGCCGTGGCCCTGGCCGCCTTTTTCAGCACCAAAGCCTTTGTCCGGCCCATGGTGCGCATGATCGAGGCCTGGAAGCGCCTGGGCGTGGGCGATTTTACCGTGCGCCTGGACGAGCGATTGAGTGACGAGCGCCAAGCCCTTGTTGACGCCTTCAACGAGACCGTGCCGGTCCTGGCCGACCATGTGCGGCTCCAGCGCTCCCTGGAGCTGGCCCAGGAGGTGCAACAAAACCTTCTGCCGGCCGCACCGCCGGACATTGACGGGCTGGACGTGGCCGGGGTGTCGATTTCCTGCGACGAGACCGGCGGGGATTACTTCGACTACCGTGTGGTGTCGCGCGGCGGCGCGGTCTGCCTGGACACGGCCGTGGGCGACGTCACCGGCCATGGGGTGCCCTCGGCCCTGCTCATGGCCACGGCCCGGGCGCTTTTGCTGGCCACCGAAGACTCCGAAACGCCGGCCGGCCGGGTGCGCCGGGCCAACAGGCTCCTGTGCCGCGACGTGGCCGATTCCGGCCGGTTCATGACGCTACTCGCCATGGAAATCCGGCCCGGGGAAGGCATCGCCCGCTACGTGCGGGCCGGCCACGACCCGGCCCTGTGCTACGATCCGGCCCGGGGCGTCTTCGAGGAATGGCCGGGCACGGGCATCCCTCTGGGCATCGACCCGGACTACGCCTACGCCGAATACGTCATGCCCTTTGCCGCGCCCGGGGCGGTGCTGGTCCTTGGCACCGACGGCATCTGGGAAGCGCGAAACGAGGCCGGCGACATGTACGGCAAGGCCCGGTTCCGGGAGGTGGTGGCTGGCGCTTCGAGGCTGTCCGCCGCCGGTATCGTGGCCGCCGTGCTGGATGATCTGGTGGAATTTCGCGGCTCCCGCCGCCAGGAAGACGACGTGACGCTGGTGGTGGTCAAGCGGCTGTAG
- a CDS encoding integration host factor subunit alpha: protein MNGKTLTKADIVDYIYEKTERNRAEVKVLVDHLLELMKQSIKRDNSLLVSGFGKFESYDKKARKGRNPQTNASIMLPPRKVVVFRLSRKFRAELNPDEVL, encoded by the coding sequence ATGAACGGGAAAACCCTCACCAAGGCCGACATCGTCGACTACATCTACGAAAAGACCGAGCGCAACCGGGCCGAGGTCAAGGTCCTGGTGGACCATCTCCTCGAACTCATGAAACAGTCCATCAAGCGGGACAACTCCCTGCTCGTCAGCGGCTTCGGCAAGTTCGAGTCCTACGACAAGAAGGCCCGCAAGGGACGCAATCCCCAGACCAACGCTTCCATCATGCTGCCGCCGCGCAAGGTGGTGGTGTTCCGCCTGTCCCGCAAGTTCCGGGCCGAGCTCAACCCCGACGAAGTGCTGTAG
- a CDS encoding 3D domain-containing protein, with translation MRVFAVVFALLVSVVAAQASTHKNISISNLSNKQRIAATVTAYTPDPRENGGKGKKSGTAIGTRIRPGIVAVSRDLLKSGWNFGDKVHIEGLGVFTIEDTMHQRHRRTIDVAVPDRKAAEKIGKRRAIVVTLLEGRPEAEA, from the coding sequence ATGAGAGTTTTTGCAGTCGTTTTTGCTTTGCTTGTCAGCGTCGTAGCGGCGCAGGCCTCAACCCACAAAAACATTTCCATCAGCAACCTTTCCAACAAACAGCGCATCGCCGCCACGGTCACCGCCTACACCCCCGATCCTCGGGAAAACGGCGGCAAAGGCAAAAAATCCGGCACCGCCATCGGCACCCGCATCCGGCCCGGCATCGTGGCCGTGTCCCGGGATCTGCTCAAATCCGGTTGGAATTTCGGCGACAAGGTCCACATCGAGGGCCTGGGCGTTTTTACCATCGAAGACACCATGCACCAGCGCCACCGCCGCACCATTGACGTGGCCGTGCCGGACAGGAAGGCAGCGGAAAAGATCGGCAAGCGCCGGGCCATTGTGGTAACCCTGCTGGAAGGCCGGCCCGAGGCCGAGGCCTGA
- a CDS encoding septal ring lytic transglycosylase RlpA family protein, which yields MLRLFRRAGPAAFRLLAALAAALFLAGCASKAPVPGPTGREPATLRPYTIKGVTYVPLRSAKGYREEGIASWYGPGFHGKRTSNGEVYDQYQLTCAHKLLPMHTKVRVTNLENGRSMTLRVNDRGPFVAGRIIDLSQAGARELGVHARGTARVRVEVEGEAPGAGPAGELPGPFYVQVGAFALRGNAERLYARLQAAGYAGSRIQTREIDGATLNLVHAGTFPTSAVADEARLRLGERFAGAFIIAQ from the coding sequence ATGTTGCGCCTCTTCCGACGTGCCGGGCCTGCGGCTTTTCGGCTTCTGGCCGCCCTGGCCGCGGCGCTTTTCCTGGCCGGCTGCGCGTCCAAGGCTCCGGTTCCCGGCCCCACCGGCCGCGAACCGGCCACCCTGCGGCCGTATACCATAAAAGGCGTCACCTATGTGCCGCTACGTTCGGCCAAGGGCTACCGCGAGGAAGGCATTGCTTCGTGGTACGGCCCGGGCTTTCACGGCAAGCGCACCTCCAACGGCGAAGTCTACGACCAATACCAGCTCACCTGCGCCCACAAGCTGTTGCCCATGCACACCAAGGTGCGGGTGACCAATCTGGAGAACGGCCGCTCCATGACGCTTCGGGTCAACGACCGGGGGCCGTTCGTGGCCGGGCGCATCATTGATTTGTCCCAGGCCGGGGCGCGGGAACTCGGGGTCCATGCCCGGGGCACGGCCAGGGTGCGGGTGGAGGTGGAGGGCGAAGCGCCGGGGGCGGGCCCCGCCGGCGAGCTGCCGGGACCGTTTTACGTGCAAGTGGGGGCTTTTGCCCTGCGGGGCAACGCGGAACGGCTCTATGCCCGGCTGCAGGCGGCCGGGTACGCCGGGTCGCGCATCCAGACCCGGGAGATCGATGGGGCGACGCTCAATCTGGTCCACGCCGGGACGTTCCCGACGTCGGCGGTGGCGGACGAGGCGCGGCTGCGCCTGGGCGAGCGGTTTGCCGGGGCTTTTATCATCGCGCAGTAA
- a CDS encoding VOC family protein — protein MTITRLAPVLMVDDVARTVAFYRDVLGFAFLAGVIEAGRETVVDWPPPGPLVFAMIESGQARLMFETRSSMAADLPRFAEAKRGGSLILYLECDDLDALYERLSEHAPFLKAPHATFYGTRECSIEDPNGYVLTFAQRLEKPSPTPETAP, from the coding sequence ATGACCATCACCCGCCTCGCCCCCGTGCTCATGGTCGACGACGTCGCCCGCACCGTCGCCTTTTACCGCGACGTCCTGGGCTTTGCCTTCCTGGCCGGCGTCATCGAGGCCGGCCGGGAGACCGTCGTCGATTGGCCGCCCCCCGGACCGCTGGTCTTCGCTATGATCGAAAGCGGCCAGGCCCGGCTCATGTTCGAGACGCGATCCTCCATGGCCGCCGATCTGCCGCGCTTCGCCGAAGCCAAACGCGGCGGCTCGCTGATCCTCTATCTCGAATGCGACGACCTCGACGCGCTTTACGAGCGCTTAAGCGAACACGCTCCATTTCTTAAAGCGCCCCATGCCACCTTTTACGGAACCCGCGAGTGCAGCATCGAGGACCCCAACGGTTACGTCCTCACCTTTGCCCAGCGCCTCGAAAAACCATCGCCAACCCCGGAGACTGCCCCATGA
- a CDS encoding HIT family protein, whose protein sequence is MDAADCIFCKIVKGEIPCAKLYEDELTLAFLDIAPVAPGHALVIPKAHHPDLFALPAELGAALLAAQQRVGRAVMAAMGATGLNVQQNNAKSAGQMVFHAHYHLIPRREGDGLALWPGTPYPDAAAVAAVAEAVRAALAK, encoded by the coding sequence ATGGATGCCGCCGACTGTATTTTTTGCAAAATCGTCAAGGGAGAGATCCCCTGCGCCAAGCTCTACGAAGACGAGCTGACGCTGGCTTTTCTCGACATCGCCCCGGTGGCCCCCGGCCATGCCCTGGTCATTCCCAAGGCCCATCACCCCGACCTGTTCGCGCTGCCGGCCGAACTGGGCGCGGCCCTGCTGGCCGCCCAGCAACGGGTGGGCCGGGCCGTCATGGCGGCCATGGGCGCAACCGGCCTCAATGTCCAGCAAAACAACGCCAAAAGCGCCGGCCAGATGGTGTTTCACGCCCACTATCATCTGATTCCGCGCCGGGAAGGCGACGGTCTGGCCTTATGGCCGGGCACGCCCTACCCCGACGCCGCCGCCGTGGCCGCCGTGGCCGAGGCGGTGCGCGCCGCCCTGGCCAAGTAG
- a CDS encoding HlyD family type I secretion periplasmic adaptor subunit: MFPKKRDENATPAGPPPARFAAFQPDALEIAATPTPVRYRLTLYLLLAFCLAALAFACLAEVDRIVVAPGKLVSARKNLTVAPLETATVREVYVSAGQPVTRGDALIALDPAFAEAGLAERDKDRAALAAKVWRLRCEVSDQCAQPADAPLVAPPAELALERDVLTARRREFAAKVDALTQRQRELSAKLATNAAEAAKHKKQIALAKDLERMYGDIYNQGASSKVEYMKAQSSRIEAEGQLARLQNEAGELRESLARAEAEKRDFVENWKAGAAKELADASRELSGAEERQKKAERLRDLVVLRAPESGTVLDVAAKSAGAVAQAGETLLTIVPAGEELVVEAEAAAQDIGLLRPGDPVRVKLEAFPYQRHGVAEAMLATISPDALEKTTPEGQRLFYRVRATLGAVRLTAVPPDFRLIPGLSLTAEIRVGSRRVITYLLYPLLKTFDESLREP; this comes from the coding sequence GTGTTTCCCAAAAAACGAGACGAAAACGCGACGCCGGCCGGCCCGCCGCCGGCCCGGTTCGCCGCTTTTCAGCCCGACGCCCTGGAGATCGCGGCCACGCCCACGCCCGTGCGCTATCGGCTGACCCTCTATCTGCTCCTGGCCTTCTGTCTGGCCGCCCTGGCCTTTGCCTGCCTGGCCGAGGTGGACCGCATCGTCGTGGCTCCAGGCAAGCTCGTCTCGGCCCGCAAGAATCTCACTGTCGCGCCGCTGGAAACCGCCACCGTGCGCGAGGTCTACGTCTCGGCCGGCCAGCCGGTCACGCGCGGCGACGCGCTCATTGCCCTGGACCCGGCCTTTGCCGAGGCCGGGCTGGCCGAGCGCGACAAGGACCGGGCGGCGCTGGCCGCCAAGGTCTGGCGGCTGCGCTGCGAGGTTTCGGACCAGTGCGCCCAGCCGGCCGACGCGCCGTTGGTCGCGCCGCCGGCCGAGCTGGCCCTGGAGCGCGATGTCCTTACTGCCCGCCGTCGGGAATTCGCGGCCAAGGTCGATGCCCTGACCCAGCGCCAGCGGGAGCTGTCCGCCAAGCTCGCCACCAATGCCGCCGAAGCCGCCAAGCACAAGAAGCAGATCGCCCTGGCCAAGGACCTGGAGCGCATGTACGGCGACATCTACAACCAGGGGGCCAGCTCCAAGGTCGAGTACATGAAGGCCCAAAGCAGCCGCATCGAGGCCGAGGGGCAGCTGGCCAGGCTGCAAAACGAAGCCGGCGAACTGCGCGAGTCCCTGGCCCGGGCCGAGGCCGAAAAACGCGATTTCGTGGAGAACTGGAAAGCCGGCGCGGCCAAGGAGCTGGCCGACGCCTCGCGCGAGCTGTCCGGAGCCGAGGAGCGCCAAAAAAAGGCCGAGCGGCTGCGCGATCTGGTCGTGTTGCGCGCCCCGGAGTCCGGCACGGTGCTGGACGTGGCCGCCAAGTCGGCCGGGGCCGTGGCCCAGGCCGGGGAGACGCTGCTCACCATCGTGCCGGCCGGCGAGGAGCTGGTGGTGGAGGCCGAGGCGGCGGCCCAGGACATTGGACTCTTGCGCCCCGGCGACCCGGTGCGCGTCAAGTTAGAGGCCTTCCCCTACCAGCGCCACGGCGTGGCCGAGGCCATGCTCGCCACCATCAGCCCCGACGCCCTGGAGAAAACCACGCCCGAAGGCCAGCGTCTGTTCTACCGGGTGCGCGCGACGCTCGGCGCGGTGCGCCTGACCGCCGTCCCCCCGGACTTCCGCCTCATCCCCGGCCTGAGCCTCACCGCCGAAATCCGGGTGGGCAGCCGCCGCGTCATCACCTACCTGCTCTATCCGTTGCTCAAGACCTTTGACGAAAGCCTGCGCGAACCCTGA
- a CDS encoding amidohydrolase family protein — MRPPPTLRAVRAARALTMVPGAAPLDDPALVLAGRRILDVGPARRVLAGFHGPVDDLGDVVLVPGLVNAHAHLELSHLRGQAPPPAGFCAWAGWLFAAARDTAPPDVLAAAVAEAAATGTAAVIDVAGRAGPAVARALREAGLSGLVCREILGRRAGLSLDLPPQLVEAAGDGVTATVCGHALYSTAPELLRRVRAACRAHGAPFGLHLAEHAGEMELFTTGRGEFAAMLAGRLLPKDWQAPGRSPVAEAAALGLLGPDALAVHVVHLAPGDADILARSGATACLCPRSNARIGVGVADAPALAAAGVRLALGTDSLASNDDLDLWNEARALLAAHPGLPGRTVLEAMTINPARLLGRADLGRLVPGSSGGWAELPADLAALLA, encoded by the coding sequence TTGCGCCCGCCTCCGACTCTGCGCGCCGTGCGGGCCGCCCGGGCCTTGACCATGGTTCCCGGGGCCGCGCCTCTGGATGACCCCGCCCTGGTCCTGGCCGGCCGGCGCATCCTGGACGTCGGCCCGGCCCGCCGGGTGCTGGCCGGGTTTCACGGCCCCGTGGACGATCTCGGCGACGTCGTTCTCGTGCCGGGACTCGTCAACGCTCACGCCCATCTGGAACTTTCCCATCTGCGCGGCCAGGCTCCGCCGCCGGCCGGCTTTTGCGCCTGGGCGGGCTGGCTTTTCGCCGCCGCCCGGGACACCGCGCCGCCGGACGTGCTGGCCGCCGCCGTGGCCGAGGCGGCCGCGACGGGCACGGCCGCCGTCATCGACGTGGCCGGCCGGGCCGGGCCGGCCGTGGCCCGGGCCCTGCGGGAAGCCGGCCTGTCCGGGCTCGTGTGCCGCGAGATCCTGGGCCGCCGGGCCGGCCTCTCCCTGGACCTGCCGCCGCAGCTGGTCGAAGCGGCCGGCGACGGCGTGACGGCAACCGTCTGCGGCCATGCCCTGTATTCCACCGCCCCGGAGCTGCTGCGCCGGGTGCGGGCCGCCTGCCGGGCGCACGGCGCGCCCTTTGGCCTGCATCTGGCCGAACATGCCGGCGAAATGGAGCTTTTCACCACCGGCCGGGGCGAATTCGCGGCCATGCTGGCCGGCCGGCTGCTGCCAAAGGACTGGCAGGCCCCGGGCCGGTCGCCCGTGGCCGAGGCGGCGGCCCTGGGGCTGCTGGGGCCTGACGCCCTGGCTGTCCATGTGGTCCACCTCGCCCCGGGCGATGCGGACATCCTGGCCCGGTCCGGGGCCACGGCCTGCCTGTGTCCGCGCAGCAACGCCCGCATCGGCGTCGGCGTCGCCGACGCTCCGGCCCTGGCGGCGGCCGGCGTGCGACTCGCGCTTGGCACGGACAGCCTGGCTTCCAACGACGACCTCGACCTGTGGAACGAAGCCCGGGCGCTTTTGGCCGCCCATCCGGGCCTCCCGGGCCGGACCGTGCTTGAGGCCATGACCATTAACCCGGCCAGGCTGCTGGGCCGGGCCGATCTCGGCCGGCTGGTCCCGGGAAGCAGCGGCGGCTGGGCCGAGCTGCCGGCCGATCTGGCCGCGCTACTGGCCTGA